A stretch of the Lineus longissimus chromosome 12, tnLinLong1.2, whole genome shotgun sequence genome encodes the following:
- the LOC135496512 gene encoding uncharacterized protein LOC135496512 has protein sequence MIVLFYIKNESKRYQTFVANRVAKIHKSTVSTQWRHVPTDQNPADDVSRGMTAEELITSDRWVQGPEFLKKPEADWPKQPDIIEESQAKGMEEVKAEVKVYHASRENPNDPIGRMVKHYSCWYRLKKGVAWMRLKKLLRKRLKDKDDQATPASPRDSLTVSELRETEREVLKFVQREAFDDVQSKRSVLRKLNPILDANGGEWSPQKL, from the coding sequence ATGATTGTGCTGTTTTACATCAAGAACGAGTCAAAGAGATACCAGACCTTTGTAGCCAATAGGGTGGCTAAAATTCATAAGAGTACTGTGTCCACTCAATGGAGGCATGTACCCACTGATCAGAATCCCGCTGATGATGTATCCAGGGGTATGACAGCTGAGGAGTTGATTACCAGCGACAGGTGGGTGCAGGGACCAGAGTTCCTCAAGAAGCCAGAAGCCGACTGGCCAAAACAACCCGACATAATTGAAGAGAGCCAGGCCAAAGGGATGGAAGAGGTCAAAGCTGAGGTGAAGGTCTACCATGCTTCCAGAGAGAACCCTAACGATCCTATCGGCAGGATGGTAAAACACTATTCCTGCTGGTACAGGCTAAAGAAAGGAGTGGCGTGGATGCGTTTGAAGAAGCTGCTACGCAAGAGACTCAAGGACAAAGATGATCAGGCAACCCCAGCCTCTCCCCGTGATAGCCTCACGGTGAGTGAATTGCGAGAAACCGAGCGGGAGGTCCTGAAATTCGTGCAAAGAGAAGCATTTGACGATGTCCAGTCAAAGCGCAGTGTACTGAGGAAGCTGAATCCCATATTGGATGCAAATGGTGGTGAGTGGTCGCCTCAGAAACTCTAA
- the LOC135497081 gene encoding uncharacterized protein LOC135497081, producing MKKIITNGNPHLCLYATKEIKKGDEVLYDYGEKELEWRKEPEQIRVDDFWYLFLVQLNHDLCVGQQQAAEGVEQAVLFTRRTLTLILDDIEATPQFLLGLKELDPKLLQTLDKCASSCDEEIRMKAKGLLTKFKLGDRPGNVKKGKSQLLSDGSKSAMTESDQPGKENVRPINQEDVTETSDIHRTKVTLSEQSDTSHRSNGNGDRAVGKQPHITCYHDEEVTEELQGNSSEDNAKETVILVTQEDSDPHCVGVGGANYERYSQTYQSVGRVPLHSTIEHIFDDSNNVENDGDKTEALVPLTRPTICVDIEIDMQDVTDSNFPVSPVSFSTPKAMKQKCPHQSANSSHENVPVQNYYLSQKHRCLHAVFVSTA from the exons atgaagaaaataatcACTAATGGCAATCCTCATCTCTGTCTTTATGCTACCAAAGAAATCAAGAAAGGGGATGAAGTTTTATATGATTATGGAGAAAAAGAGTTGGAGTGGAGAAAG GAGCCAGAGCAAATCAGAGTGGATGATTTCT ggtatCTGTTTCTGGTTCAGCTCAATCACGACCTTTGTGTTGGCCAACAACAGGCAGCTGAAGGGGTTGAACAG GCAGTACTTTTTACAAGAAGGACATTGACTCTGATACTTGATGATATAGAGGCAACACCTCAATTTTTACTTGGCCTTAAAGAATTAGACCCTAAACTTTTGCAAACATTGGACAAG TGTGCGTCCAGTTGTGATGAGGAAATAAGGATGAAAGCCAAAGGCCTTCTTACCAAATTCAAACTTGGGGATAGACCTGGCAATGTTAAGAAAG GAAAGTCGCAACTCCTGTCTGACGGAAGTAAAAGTGCTATGACCGAGTCTGATCAGCCAGGGAAAGAAAATGTCCGGCCAATTAATCAGGAGGATGTGACTGAAACATCGGATATACACCGAACCAAag TGACATTATCAGAACAGAGTGATACTTCTCATAGGAGTAATGGAAATGGGGATCGTGCAGTAGGAAAGCAGCCTCATATTACAtgttatcatgatgaagaagtcACAGAGGAACTTCAAGGCAATTCATCTGAGGACAATGCCAAAGAAACCGTCATCTTGGTAACACAGGAGGATAGTGATCCACATTGTGTCGGAGTGGGTGGCGCGAACTATGAGAGGTATTCACAAACTTACCAATCAGTGGGAAGAGTTCCACTACACAGCACCattgaacatatttttgatGATTCAAATAATGTTGAAAATGATGGTGATAAGACTGAGGCATTGGTACCACTCACTAGGCCTACTATCTGTGTAGACATTGAAATTGATATGCAAGATGTAACTGATAGTAATTTTCCTGTATCACCAGTTTCATTCAGCACACCAAAAGCAATGAAACAGAAATGCCCCCATCAAAGTGCAAACAGTTCTCATGAAAATGTTCCTGTTCAAAACTATTATTTGAGCCAGAAACATAGATGTTTACATGCAGTGTTTGTGAGTACAGCTTAA